A window of Primulina huaijiensis isolate GDHJ02 chromosome 9, ASM1229523v2, whole genome shotgun sequence contains these coding sequences:
- the LOC140983945 gene encoding uncharacterized protein codes for MDNTDRSWMYRRLENGFLSSEFCVGVETFVSFALSHPECLLDGKLRCPCNRKKCRNKCFEEAETVKFHLGRYGFVPNYYCWQFHGDQYVPPMFPNFNMEAPSSSTCFVNRSTQQEFIDPIQSDQYFCNTEHGNTYFDDTNQNETNEFAEENPHTDSGNDDPQSPNSPVKSLYEMIKSAEKEIWDGNPHGHSLLSVLARLLKMKQEHNMSERNYNDMCQLMSELCPSDNSVPESFYATKKLIKDLGLPVEKIDVCQNNCMIYWGEDDSLTECKICQHPRYRRSRRRSTNRKTQTPYKKMYYFPITQRLQRLYASTATASHMRWHKEHHFDGETMTHPSDSPAWRHFDAMHPSFASEIRNVRLGMSTDGFQPFGQSGQQYSSWPVIVTPYNLPPWMCMKEEYMFLTVIVPGPHNPKDKLDVFLQPLIAELQSLWCSGVQTYDMHSKQNFNLRVALLWTISDFPAYAMLSGWSTAGKQACPHXR; via the coding sequence ATGGATAACACAGATAGAAGTTGGATGTATCGTAGGTTGGAAAATGGGTTCTTGAGTAGTGAATTTTGTGTTGGTGTTGAGACATTTGTGTCATTTGCACTAAGTCATCCTGAGTGTTTATTGGATGGGAAATTACGATGTCCATGCAACCGTAAGAAGTGTCGAAACAAATGTTTTGAGGAAGCCGAGACTGTAAAGTTTCATTTAGGTAGATATGGTTTCGTACCGAACTATTATTGTTGGCAGTTTCATGGTGATCAGTACGTCCCTCCTATGTTTCCAAACTTCAATATGGAAGCTCCTTCTTCATCTACTTGTTTCGTAAACAGATCAACTCAACAAGAATTCATTGACCCGATTCAATCTGATCAATACTTTTGTAATACTGAACATGGAAACACATACTTCGATGACACAAATCAAAATGAAACGAATGAATTTGCCGAAGAAAATCCCCATACAGACTCTGGCAATGATGATCCTCAAAGTCCAAACAGTCCTGTAAAATCTCTGTACGAAATGATTAAATCTGCTGAGAAAGAAATTTGGGATGGAAATCCACACGGTCATTCTTTGTTGTCTGTGTTAGCTCGATTATTGAAGATGAAACAAGAGCATAACATGTCTGAGCGAAACTATAATGATATGTGTCAATTAATGTCTGAGCTATGTCCTTCCGATAACTCAGTGCCTGAGAGTTTTTATGCGACAAAGAAACTTATTAAAGATCTTGGACTTCCAGTCGAGAAAATAGatgtatgtcaaaataactgCATGATATATTGGGGGGAAGACGACTCATTGACAGAGTGTAAGATTTGTCAACATCCTCGGTACAGGCGTAGCAGACGTCGATCTACTAATCGTAAAACACAAACTCCGTACAAAAAGATGTATTACTTTCCAATCACTCAACGTTTGCAACGATTATATGCGTCAACAGCTACAGCCTCACATATGCGTTGGCACAAGGAACATCATTTCGATGGTGAAACAATGACACATCCTTCAGATTCTCCAGCGTGGCGTCATTTCGACGCGATGCATCCATCATTTGCATCTGAGATTCGAAATGTGAGGTTAGGAATGTCAACCGATGGATTTCAACCTTTTGGTCAAAGTGGTCAGCAATATTCATCATGGCCTGTTATTGTCACGCCATACAACTTACCCCCTTGGATGTGCATGAAAGAAGAATACATGTTCTTGACGGTGATTGTACCTGGGCCACATAACCCGAAAGACAAACTCGACGTATTTCTTCAGCCGTTAATTGCAGAACTCCAATCACTGTGGTGTTCTGGTGTGCAGACATACGACATGCATTCGAAACAAAACTTTAATCTAAGAGTTGCTTTGCTCTGGACCATAAGTGATTTTCCAGCCTACGCAATGTTATCCGGGTGGAGCACTGCAGGGAAGCAGGCTTGTCCTCATTGNAGATGA